A region from the Canis lupus familiaris isolate Mischka breed German Shepherd chromosome 3, alternate assembly UU_Cfam_GSD_1.0, whole genome shotgun sequence genome encodes:
- the GCNT4 gene encoding beta-1,3-galactosyl-O-glycosyl-glycoprotein beta-1,6-N-acetylglucosaminyltransferase 4 has protein sequence MKTFKCCFKYPAQQKVFILFVTLWLFSLLKLLNVRSLLFPQRGIYLVEAFLSTSPFVRNRYTNVKNEVQYEVNCSGIYEQAPLEIGKSLEIRRKDIIDLDDEDVVAITSDCDVYQSLRGYHQKPVSREEKSFPIAYSLVVHKDAIMVERLLHAIYNQHNIYCIHYDHKSPDTFKFAMNNLAKCFSNVFIASKLETVQYAHISRLQADLNCLSDLLKSSVQWKYVINLCGQDFPLKSNFELVSELKKLNGANMLETVKPPNSKMERFTYHHELRQVPYEYVKLPIRTNISKEAPPHNIEIFVGSAYFVLSRAFVKYIFNNSLVKDFFVWSKDTYSPDEHFWATLIRVPGIPGEISRSAQDVSDLQSKTRLVKWNYHEGLLYPRCTGSHLRSVCIFGAAELRWLINEGHWFANKFDSKVDPILIKCLAEKLEEQQRQWITWSSKKLFMAKNPMIAS, from the coding sequence ATGAAGACATTCAAATGTTGTTTTAAATACCCAGCACAGCAGaaagtttttatcttatttgtaaCTCTGTGGCTGTTCTCCTTGCTGAAGCTTCTAAATGTGAGAAGCCTCCTCTTCCCTCAGAGAGGCATTTACTTGGTTGAAGCCTTCCTGAGTACCTCGCCTTTTGTAAGGAACAGATACACCAATGTGAAGAATGAAGTCCAGTATGAAGTTAACTGTTCAGGTATCTATGAACAGGCACCTTTGGAAATTGGCAAGAGTCTGGAAATAAGAAGGAAAGACATCATTGACTTGGATGATGAGGATGTTGTGGCAATAACGAGTGATTGTGACGTTTATCAATCCCTAAGAGGGTACCATCAAAAGCCTGTTTCAAGGGAAGAGAAGAGCTTCCCAATAGCCTATTCTTTGGTTGTTCATAAAGACGCCATTATGGTTGAAAGGCTACTCCATGCTATATACAACCAGCACAATATCTACTGCATCCATTATGACCACAAGTCACCTGATACCTTCAAATTTGCCATGAACAATTTAGCTAAGTGCTTCTCCAATGTTTTCATTGCCTCCAAATTAGAGACAGTGCAATATGCACACATTTCCAGACTCCAAGCTGATTTGAATTGCTTATCTGACCTCCTCAAGTCCTCAGTTCAGTGGAAATATGTTATCAATCTGTGTGGGCAAGATTTTCCTTTGAAGTCAAACTTTGAATTAGTGTCAGAGTTGAAGAAACTCAATGGAGCAAATATGTTAGAAACAGTGAAACCCCCTAACAGTAAAATGGAAAGATTCACTTATCACCATGAACTCAGACAAGTGCCTTATGAATATGTGAAGCTACCGATAAGGACAAACATCTCCAAGGAAGCCCCCCCTCATAACATTGAGATATTCGTTGGCagtgcttattttgttttaagtcgagcatttgttaaatatattttcaacaaCTCCCTGGTTAAAGACTTTTTTGTCTGGTCTAAAGATACATACTCGCCTGATGAACATTTTTGGGCTACCTTAATTCGAGTACCAGGAATACCTGGGGAGATTTCTAGGTCAGCCCAGGATGTGTCTGACTTACAGAGTAAGACCCGCCTTGTCAAGTGGAATTATCATGAAGGCCTTTTGTACCCCCGATGTACTGGCTCCCACCTTCGAAGTGTGTGTATCTTTGGAGCAGCAGAATTAAGGTGGCTTATAAATGAAGGACATTGGTTTGCTAATAAATTTGACTCTAAGGTGGACCCCATCTTGATTAAATGCTTGGCAGAAAAGCTTGAAGAGCAACAGAGACAATGGATTACCTGGTCTTCAAAAAAGTTATTTATGGCTAAAAATCCCATGATTGCATCATGA